A portion of the Streptococcus urinalis 2285-97 genome contains these proteins:
- a CDS encoding TetR/AcrR family transcriptional regulator: MPEKVISEKSLDNLTKANKISRQLTCEAIETSLLLLLKEKTFDAISISELVRKAGVSRNAFYRNYSSKLSILESIIKSVIRRLFKQLKTFDLKTQHDQVWLFLFQEAKKEASLLKIITEQHLQPVLISLVAKRLKAYQRLSQHVISKYKSSFWSNAVVSVLSNWISDDMVIPAEEMANLGLPLLT; the protein is encoded by the coding sequence ATGCCTGAAAAAGTTATATCTGAAAAGTCATTAGACAACCTCACTAAGGCCAATAAAATATCTCGACAACTAACATGTGAAGCTATTGAGACTTCTTTACTATTGCTTCTAAAAGAAAAAACTTTTGATGCTATTTCAATTTCAGAATTAGTTCGTAAAGCTGGTGTTTCAAGAAATGCTTTTTACAGAAATTACTCATCAAAATTAAGTATTTTAGAAAGCATCATCAAATCAGTCATTAGAAGACTTTTTAAACAACTCAAAACCTTTGATTTAAAAACACAGCACGATCAAGTTTGGCTTTTTTTATTTCAGGAAGCTAAAAAAGAGGCTAGTCTCTTAAAAATCATTACTGAGCAACATCTACAGCCAGTCTTAATTTCTTTAGTTGCCAAACGACTTAAAGCATACCAAAGATTAAGTCAACACGTCATTTCTAAATACAAAAGTTCATTTTGGAGCAATGCTGTCGTTTCTGTTTTGTCAAATTGGATTTCTGATGATATGGTCATTCCAGCTGAAGAAATGGCAAATTTAGGATTGCCATTATTAACCTAA
- a CDS encoding DegV family protein, with protein sequence MTWKIVVDSGCDLKALTQNVPHLHFERVPLTLQVGNSVYVDDYGLDIEDMMNSMYANDLPTKSSCPSPDAFLNAYRGYDKIIVITITSNLSGSYNSASLAKNLYLEERPDTQIHIIDSLSAGGEMDLLAMKLENLIAEGLIFEEVVEKIKAYQEKTKLIFVLAKVDNLVKNGRLSKLVGKVVGLLNIRMVGQASSEGTLELLQKARGQKKAVKATYEEMLKSGYKGGKVFIGNQKNEKICQQLEELIKPLFPNAEIIRQDLSGLCSFYAEKEGILMGYEI encoded by the coding sequence ATGACATGGAAAATTGTTGTTGATTCAGGTTGTGATTTAAAAGCTTTGACACAAAATGTTCCACATTTACACTTTGAAAGAGTCCCTTTAACATTGCAAGTTGGAAATTCAGTTTATGTTGATGACTATGGTTTGGATATTGAAGATATGATGAATTCAATGTATGCCAATGATTTACCGACAAAATCTAGCTGTCCAAGTCCAGATGCTTTTCTTAATGCTTATCGTGGCTATGATAAGATTATTGTCATCACTATTACGAGTAATTTATCCGGAAGTTATAATAGCGCTAGTCTTGCGAAAAATTTATATTTAGAAGAGCGTCCAGATACCCAAATTCATATAATTGACAGTCTTTCAGCTGGAGGTGAAATGGATTTACTAGCCATGAAATTAGAGAATCTCATAGCTGAAGGTCTCATATTTGAAGAAGTGGTAGAGAAAATTAAGGCTTATCAAGAAAAGACAAAACTCATTTTTGTTCTTGCCAAAGTGGATAATTTAGTGAAAAATGGTCGACTCAGTAAACTAGTTGGTAAGGTAGTTGGTTTATTAAACATCAGAATGGTAGGACAAGCTAGCTCGGAAGGAACTTTGGAACTTTTGCAGAAAGCAAGGGGCCAAAAAAAGGCAGTCAAAGCAACCTATGAAGAAATGTTAAAATCTGGCTACAAAGGTGGAAAAGTGTTTATTGGGAACCAAAAAAATGAAAAAATTTGTCAGCAGTTAGAAGAATTGATAAAACCTCTGTTTCCAAATGCTGAAATCATTAGACAAGACCTCTCTGGCTTATGTAGTTTTTATGCTGAAAAAGAAGGAATCCTAATGGGATATGAAATATAA
- a CDS encoding Na/Pi cotransporter family protein: protein MSINWQEVIFYFLGGLGLFLFSIKYMGDGLQQAAGDKLRYYIDKYTSNPLLGILVGLAMSALIQSSSGVTVITVGLVSAGLLTLRQAIGIVMGANIGTTVTSFLIGFKLGDYALPMLFVSALFLCFTKNRKLNQIGRVIFGIGGIFFSLNIMGDAMEPLKSVEVFQTYLATLGGKPFQGIFIGTGLTMLIQSSAAIIGIIQGLFSSHLLDLQGSIPILLGSNIGTCITAVLAAIGATASAKRVAAAHVLFNVIGTIIFMVFLVPYTSLIDWLEFHLTLTPEMTIAFAHGLFNIANTILLFPFIGALALCVEKIIPGQDKTPKYHTIFLDPLLITQAPSIALGNAKKELIQLASYAIQAFEASYYYINHKDIRYAKKIATFEATVDNIDEALTSYLVNISNESLSPRENELLAGVLDATRDLERIGDHADALGQLIHNMIKKKVGFSDIDQEEMEMMYQLTHQIVLDAIKAIVDEDVSLANDIIIRHKKVKHLERKLRKTHISRLNNGQCSAQAGISFIDIMSHYTRITDHALNLAEKVTLSQI from the coding sequence GTGTCTATTAATTGGCAAGAAGTCATCTTTTATTTTTTAGGAGGTTTAGGTCTATTTTTATTTAGTATCAAATATATGGGTGATGGCTTACAGCAGGCGGCGGGTGATAAGTTAAGGTATTACATTGATAAATACACTAGTAATCCATTATTAGGCATTTTAGTGGGTCTTGCTATGTCTGCATTAATTCAATCAAGTTCTGGTGTGACTGTTATTACTGTAGGATTAGTCTCAGCAGGTTTATTAACACTTAGGCAGGCTATAGGTATTGTTATGGGTGCCAACATTGGGACAACAGTGACATCATTTTTAATTGGTTTTAAGTTAGGTGATTATGCCTTACCAATGCTATTTGTTAGTGCACTCTTTCTTTGTTTTACAAAAAACCGTAAGTTAAATCAAATCGGCCGTGTTATCTTTGGAATTGGGGGGATTTTTTTCTCCTTAAACATTATGGGAGATGCGATGGAGCCTTTAAAATCTGTCGAAGTCTTTCAAACTTACTTAGCAACCTTGGGTGGAAAACCTTTTCAAGGTATCTTTATCGGAACTGGTTTAACCATGCTGATCCAATCTTCTGCAGCTATCATAGGTATTATTCAAGGTTTATTTTCGAGTCACTTATTAGATTTACAAGGTTCTATTCCCATACTACTTGGTAGTAATATTGGGACCTGTATTACAGCAGTGTTAGCTGCTATTGGAGCAACAGCTTCAGCCAAAAGAGTTGCTGCAGCACATGTTCTTTTCAATGTTATTGGCACAATTATTTTTATGGTGTTTTTAGTACCCTATACAAGTCTAATTGACTGGTTGGAATTTCATTTAACCTTAACTCCAGAGATGACGATTGCTTTTGCACATGGTCTCTTTAATATTGCAAATACAATTTTATTGTTCCCGTTTATTGGAGCATTAGCACTTTGTGTTGAGAAAATAATTCCAGGTCAAGATAAGACTCCAAAGTACCATACTATTTTTCTGGATCCCCTTTTAATCACACAAGCACCTTCAATTGCTTTAGGAAATGCCAAAAAAGAATTAATACAATTAGCATCGTATGCAATACAAGCTTTTGAAGCATCCTACTATTATATTAATCACAAAGATATAAGGTATGCTAAGAAGATTGCAACTTTTGAAGCAACAGTAGATAATATAGATGAAGCTTTGACTTCTTATCTTGTTAATATTTCAAATGAAAGTTTAAGTCCTAGAGAAAATGAACTATTAGCTGGTGTTTTAGATGCAACTAGGGATTTAGAAAGAATTGGAGATCATGCTGATGCATTGGGTCAATTAATTCATAATATGATAAAGAAAAAAGTGGGTTTTTCTGATATAGATCAAGAAGAGATGGAAATGATGTATCAGCTAACTCATCAAATTGTATTAGATGCCATAAAAGCTATTGTAGACGAAGATGTTAGCCTTGCTAATGATATTATTATTCGTCATAAAAAGGTCAAACATTTAGAACGAAAATTACGGAAAACACATATTTCAAGGTTAAACAATGGTCAGTGTAGTGCTCAAGCTGGAATTAGCTTTATTGATATCATGTCACACTACACTAGAATTACTGACCATGCTTTAAATTTAGCCGAAAAAGTTACTCTCTCTCAAATTTAA
- the nagA gene encoding N-acetylglucosamine-6-phosphate deacetylase yields MTKYIHADRFYYLEGVKEGGYLEIVDGKFGQWTKEKPSEGVIIDYSGFQIAPGLVDTHIHGFGGADVMDNSADGIHTMSEGLLSTGVTSFLPTTLTSSSERLEAVSATVASVAGSEKGAKIRGIYFEGPYFTEEYKGAQNPIYMKNPSLVEFEKWQKAANGLITKIALAPERENVAEFVSTVTKQGVTVALGHSNGTYNEAKEITEAGASVWVHAYNGMRGLTHREPGMVGAVYNIPDTYAELICDGHHVSPVACEILMHQKGHDRVAMITDCMRAGGSSDGDYMLGEFPVIVENGTARLKDSGNLAGSILKLKDGIKNVVSWGIATPEQAIHMSSYVPAVSVGIDDVCGQIKENYDADFIVLDKDLELVSTYLNGEEVWKA; encoded by the coding sequence ATGACAAAATATATACATGCAGATCGTTTTTATTACCTTGAAGGTGTAAAAGAAGGGGGTTACTTAGAAATAGTTGATGGTAAATTTGGCCAATGGACTAAAGAAAAACCTTCTGAAGGAGTTATTATTGATTATAGTGGTTTTCAAATTGCTCCTGGATTAGTTGACACTCATATTCATGGTTTTGGTGGTGCTGATGTTATGGATAATTCAGCTGATGGGATTCATACAATGAGTGAAGGCTTGCTGTCTACAGGTGTCACATCATTCTTACCAACAACTTTAACCTCATCGTCTGAAAGACTCGAAGCTGTTTCGGCTACAGTCGCTTCTGTTGCTGGTAGTGAAAAAGGCGCAAAAATTCGTGGTATTTACTTCGAAGGACCTTACTTTACTGAAGAGTATAAAGGTGCCCAAAATCCAATCTATATGAAAAATCCTAGTTTGGTAGAATTTGAAAAATGGCAAAAAGCTGCCAATGGACTAATAACTAAAATTGCCTTAGCACCAGAAAGAGAAAATGTTGCTGAATTTGTTTCAACTGTTACAAAACAAGGAGTTACAGTGGCACTAGGCCATTCTAATGGAACTTATAATGAAGCAAAGGAAATTACCGAGGCTGGGGCATCAGTTTGGGTGCACGCTTATAATGGAATGAGAGGCCTTACACACAGAGAACCAGGAATGGTTGGTGCTGTATACAATATTCCAGATACCTATGCAGAGCTTATCTGTGATGGTCATCATGTATCACCAGTAGCGTGTGAAATACTGATGCACCAAAAAGGTCACGACCGTGTCGCAATGATTACTGACTGCATGCGTGCAGGTGGTTCTTCAGATGGTGATTATATGCTAGGTGAATTTCCAGTTATTGTAGAAAATGGGACTGCTCGTCTTAAAGATAGTGGAAATCTTGCTGGTTCAATTTTAAAATTAAAAGATGGGATAAAGAATGTTGTTTCTTGGGGTATTGCAACACCAGAACAAGCGATTCATATGAGTAGCTATGTACCAGCTGTATCAGTTGGGATTGATGATGTTTGTGGGCAAATCAAAGAAAATTATGACGCAGACTTTATTGTTTTAGATAAAGACTTGGAATTAGTATCAACCTATTTGAACGGTGAGGAAGTTTGGAAAGCCTAA
- a CDS encoding isoprenylcysteine carboxyl methyltransferase family protein produces MSIIICSMLIMFIIRLAYLKLSIKNEKALRMNGATEYGVGVSKAITILHIILYFSALTEAIVKKASFTHISLLGLCLMIFSVIVLHTVTRLLGSIWTVKLMLANNHLYVDHWLFRVVKHPNYFLNIGPELVGIVLLCHAKYTAIIVLPLYCFAIYLRIKEENRLLRTIIIPNGIKR; encoded by the coding sequence ATGTCAATTATTATTTGTAGCATGCTTATCATGTTTATTATCCGTTTAGCCTACTTAAAATTATCAATCAAGAATGAAAAAGCACTAAGAATGAACGGTGCTACAGAGTACGGAGTAGGTGTCTCAAAAGCCATAACTATTTTGCACATAATTCTATATTTTTCGGCATTAACCGAAGCTATTGTTAAGAAAGCATCATTTACTCACATCAGTCTTTTAGGTTTGTGTCTTATGATTTTTTCTGTGATTGTTTTACACACTGTCACGCGTTTATTAGGTAGTATCTGGACGGTTAAATTAATGCTAGCTAATAATCACCTTTACGTGGATCACTGGTTGTTTAGAGTTGTAAAGCATCCAAATTATTTTTTAAACATTGGTCCTGAATTAGTAGGAATAGTTTTACTATGTCATGCTAAATATACTGCTATCATTGTTTTACCTCTTTATTGTTTTGCCATTTATTTGAGAATTAAAGAAGAAAATCGTCTATTGAGGACAATTATTATTCCAAATGGTATTAAACGTTAA
- the glyQ gene encoding glycine--tRNA ligase subunit alpha: MSKKLTFQEIILTLQQYWNDKGCMLMQAYDNEKGAGTMSPYTFLRAIGPEPWNAAYVEPSRRPDDGRYGENPNRLYQHHQFQVVMKPSPSNIQELYLESLEKLGIDPLEHDIRFVEDNWENPSTGSAGLGWEVWLDGMEITQFTYFQQVGGLATSPVTSEVTYGLERLASYIQEVDSVYDIEWAPGVKYGEIFLQPEYEHSKYSFEVSNQEMLLDNFEKFEQEAKRALEEGLVHPAYDYVLKCSHTFNLLDARGAVSVTERAGYIARIRNLARVVAKTFVEERRKLGFPLLDEETRAQLLKEDAE; encoded by the coding sequence ATGTCAAAAAAATTAACGTTTCAAGAAATAATCCTTACACTTCAACAATATTGGAATGATAAAGGTTGTATGCTTATGCAAGCCTATGATAATGAAAAAGGTGCTGGAACAATGAGCCCATATACATTTTTACGAGCTATTGGTCCAGAACCATGGAATGCCGCTTATGTTGAGCCTTCACGCCGTCCTGATGATGGGCGTTATGGTGAAAATCCAAATAGACTTTATCAACATCATCAATTTCAGGTTGTGATGAAACCCTCACCAAGTAATATTCAAGAACTTTACTTAGAATCACTTGAAAAATTAGGTATTGATCCTTTAGAACACGATATTCGTTTTGTAGAAGATAACTGGGAAAACCCATCAACTGGATCTGCCGGCTTGGGCTGGGAAGTTTGGTTAGATGGGATGGAAATCACACAATTTACCTATTTTCAACAAGTTGGTGGTTTAGCCACTTCACCAGTGACATCAGAAGTAACCTATGGTTTAGAACGTTTAGCATCTTATATCCAAGAAGTTGATTCTGTTTATGATATTGAGTGGGCGCCAGGTGTTAAATATGGTGAAATTTTTCTACAACCCGAATATGAGCATTCAAAATATTCTTTTGAAGTATCAAATCAAGAAATGCTACTTGATAATTTTGAAAAATTTGAACAAGAAGCAAAACGTGCTTTAGAAGAAGGACTTGTTCACCCAGCATATGACTATGTCTTGAAATGTTCACACACCTTCAATTTATTAGATGCTAGGGGTGCAGTTTCTGTAACAGAACGTGCAGGTTATATCGCTCGTATTCGTAATTTGGCCCGTGTAGTTGCGAAGACATTTGTTGAAGAACGTCGAAAATTAGGATTTCCATTATTAGATGAAGAAACAAGAGCACAATTACTTAAGGAGGATGCAGAATAA
- the glyS gene encoding glycine--tRNA ligase subunit beta produces MTKNLLVELGIEELPAYVVTASENQLGQKMADFLKENRLSYETIETFSTPRRLAVRVNGLSDKQSDLTEDFKGPSKKIALDQDGNFSKAAQGFVRGKGLTVDDIEFRELKGEEYVYVTKHEIGKDVEEVLKAIPDVLASLTFPVTMHWAKNSFEYIRPVHTLVALLDEKALDLDFLDIHSNQISRGHRFLGKEVKITSPETYEEDMRSVFVIADPKERQDLIVQQIKEIETKEQVQVEIDDDLLNEVLNLVEYPTAFMGSFDDKYLDVPEEVLVTSMKNHQRYFVVRDLNGNLKPNFISVRNGNAEHLENVVKGNEKVLVARLEDGEFFWREDQKLNIAELVEKLKQVTFHEKIGSLYEHMERTQVIADYLAKKANLSTEETNSLDRAAHIYKFDLLTGMVGEFDELQGIMGEKYALLAGEDKAVATAIREHYLPNSADGQLPETKVGAILALADKLDTLFSFFSVELIPSGSNDPYALRRATQGIVRILDQFDLDIPMDKLVDDAYDLTFASLTYDHKKDVIDFIKARVDKMMGKTPKDIKEAVLNSSTFIVPEMLEVADALVAAKQSPEYKEAVESLSRVFNLGEKASENTPINPDLFENHYEEELANVTDNLVLKGSAKEKLNQLFELRTIINAFFDNTMVMVDNIEIKTNRLAILSALTQKAKAIAAFNKLNSK; encoded by the coding sequence ATGACAAAGAATTTATTAGTTGAATTAGGTATAGAAGAATTACCAGCTTATGTCGTTACAGCCAGTGAAAATCAACTTGGTCAAAAAATGGCAGACTTCTTAAAAGAAAATCGCTTATCTTATGAAACTATTGAGACATTTTCAACTCCACGTCGATTAGCAGTTCGTGTTAATGGTTTGTCAGACAAACAGTCTGATTTAACGGAAGATTTTAAAGGGCCGTCTAAAAAAATTGCACTTGATCAAGATGGTAATTTTTCAAAAGCAGCACAAGGATTTGTCAGGGGTAAAGGGTTAACGGTCGATGATATTGAATTTCGCGAGTTAAAAGGCGAAGAATATGTTTATGTAACAAAACATGAAATTGGAAAAGATGTAGAAGAAGTTCTTAAGGCGATACCAGACGTTTTAGCTTCATTAACGTTCCCAGTAACAATGCATTGGGCAAAAAATAGTTTTGAATACATTCGACCTGTGCATACTTTAGTTGCTTTGTTAGATGAAAAAGCATTAGACTTAGATTTCTTAGATATTCATTCAAATCAAATAAGTCGTGGACATCGGTTCCTTGGAAAAGAAGTCAAGATTACGAGTCCAGAAACTTATGAAGAAGACATGCGTTCTGTGTTTGTCATTGCTGATCCTAAAGAACGTCAAGATTTGATTGTGCAACAAATTAAAGAAATTGAAACAAAAGAACAAGTTCAGGTTGAAATTGATGACGATTTACTAAATGAAGTTTTGAACTTAGTTGAATACCCAACAGCATTTATGGGCAGTTTTGATGATAAGTATCTTGATGTACCAGAAGAAGTGCTTGTCACATCAATGAAGAATCATCAACGTTATTTCGTCGTTCGTGATCTAAATGGAAACTTAAAACCTAACTTTATTTCAGTTAGAAATGGGAATGCAGAGCATCTAGAAAATGTTGTCAAAGGAAACGAAAAAGTTTTAGTTGCTCGACTCGAAGACGGGGAATTTTTCTGGAGAGAAGATCAAAAATTAAATATTGCTGAATTAGTTGAAAAATTAAAACAAGTAACTTTCCACGAAAAGATTGGCTCTTTATATGAACACATGGAAAGAACACAAGTTATTGCAGATTACTTGGCTAAAAAGGCCAACCTAAGTACCGAAGAAACAAATTCTCTTGATCGTGCCGCTCACATTTATAAATTTGACTTGTTAACAGGTATGGTTGGAGAGTTTGATGAACTTCAAGGGATTATGGGTGAAAAATATGCTTTATTAGCTGGTGAAGATAAAGCTGTAGCAACTGCAATTCGTGAACACTACCTTCCTAATTCTGCTGATGGTCAATTACCTGAAACAAAAGTTGGTGCCATTCTTGCGCTAGCAGATAAATTAGATACCTTGTTCTCATTTTTCTCAGTTGAACTGATTCCTTCAGGTTCTAATGATCCATATGCATTACGCCGTGCCACACAAGGTATTGTAAGAATTTTAGATCAATTTGATTTGGATATTCCAATGGATAAGTTAGTTGATGATGCTTATGACTTGACGTTTGCAAGCTTAACCTACGACCACAAGAAAGATGTGATTGATTTTATCAAAGCACGTGTGGATAAGATGATGGGGAAAACTCCAAAAGATATTAAAGAAGCTGTTCTCAATAGTTCAACATTTATTGTTCCTGAAATGCTGGAAGTTGCAGATGCTTTAGTCGCTGCAAAACAAAGTCCAGAATATAAAGAAGCTGTTGAATCATTATCACGTGTCTTCAATCTAGGGGAAAAAGCATCGGAAAACACCCCAATTAATCCTGATTTGTTTGAGAATCATTACGAAGAAGAATTAGCAAATGTAACAGATAATCTTGTTTTAAAAGGAAGTGCTAAAGAAAAACTAAATCAACTATTTGAATTGAGAACTATTATTAATGCTTTCTTTGATAACACGATGGTTATGGTAGATAATATTGAAATTAAAACAAATCGTTTGGCAATACTTTCAGCACTAACACAAAAAGCTAAAGCAATTGCAGCATTTAACAAACTTAACAGCAAATAA
- a CDS encoding DUF896 family protein, whose product MTPEKIARINELAKKKKNEGLTADEKIEQEKLREEYLEGYRRSIRHHIEGIKVVDEEGNDVTPEKLRQVQREKGIHGRSLDDPNS is encoded by the coding sequence ATGACGCCTGAAAAAATTGCTCGTATAAATGAGCTTGCTAAAAAGAAAAAAAATGAAGGATTAACGGCTGATGAAAAAATAGAACAAGAAAAACTTCGTGAAGAATATCTTGAAGGCTATCGCCGTTCAATTCGTCATCATATTGAAGGCATTAAAGTTGTAGATGAAGAAGGTAATGACGTAACTCCTGAAAAACTTCGTCAAGTTCAAAGAGAAAAAGGAATACATGGTCGTTCATTGGACGATCCAAATTCTTGA
- the glpK gene encoding glycerol kinase GlpK: protein MTEEKYIMAIDQGTTSSRAIIFNKKGEKVSSSQKEFPQIFPQAGWVEHNVNQIWNSVQSVIAGAFIESSIKPSQIEAIGITNQRETTVVWDKKTGQPIYNAIVWQSRQTAPIADQLKQDGHTDMIHEKTGLVIDAYFSATKVRWILDHVPGAQERAENGELLFGTIDTWLVWKLTDGAVHVTDYSNAARTMLYNINDLKWDDDILKLLNIPKVMLPNVKSNSEVYGKTATFHFYGGEVPISGMAGDQQAALFGQLAFEPGMVKNTYGTGSFIIMNTGQEVQLSHNNLLTTIGYGINGKVNYALEGSIFIAGSAIQWLRDGLKMIETSGESEQLAKESTSDDEVYVVPAFTGLGAPYWDSNARGSVFGLTRGTSKEDFVKATLQSIAYQVRDVIDTMQIDSGIDIQQLRVDGGAAMNNLLMQFQADILGIEIARAQNLETTALGAAFLAGLSVGYWKDMDQLKELNATGQLFQPTMNEARKEKLYKGWKKAVKATQVFAEIDQED, encoded by the coding sequence ATGACAGAAGAAAAGTACATTATGGCAATTGACCAAGGAACGACAAGTTCAAGAGCTATCATCTTTAATAAAAAAGGTGAAAAAGTTAGTAGTAGTCAAAAAGAATTTCCCCAAATCTTTCCTCAAGCTGGCTGGGTGGAACATAATGTTAATCAAATCTGGAATTCAGTGCAATCTGTTATTGCTGGGGCATTTATTGAGTCAAGTATTAAACCAAGTCAAATTGAAGCAATTGGTATAACCAATCAGCGTGAAACTACTGTAGTTTGGGATAAAAAAACAGGTCAACCAATCTATAATGCAATCGTTTGGCAGTCAAGGCAGACAGCTCCAATAGCAGATCAATTAAAACAAGATGGTCATACAGATATGATTCATGAAAAAACAGGTCTTGTCATTGATGCTTACTTTTCTGCAACAAAAGTTAGATGGATTTTGGATCATGTCCCAGGAGCACAAGAACGTGCTGAAAATGGAGAACTCCTCTTTGGAACAATTGATACATGGTTAGTCTGGAAATTAACTGATGGTGCAGTCCATGTAACTGATTATTCGAATGCCGCTAGAACCATGCTATATAATATAAACGATTTAAAATGGGATGATGATATTTTAAAATTACTCAATATTCCTAAAGTTATGTTGCCTAATGTAAAATCTAATTCAGAAGTTTACGGAAAAACAGCAACTTTCCATTTTTATGGTGGTGAGGTACCTATTTCTGGAATGGCTGGTGACCAACAAGCAGCTTTATTTGGACAGTTAGCATTTGAACCTGGTATGGTAAAAAATACTTATGGGACAGGTTCATTCATTATTATGAATACTGGGCAAGAAGTTCAATTATCTCATAATAATCTTTTAACAACTATCGGATACGGTATTAATGGAAAAGTAAATTATGCTTTAGAAGGCTCAATATTTATTGCAGGTAGTGCGATTCAATGGCTTCGTGATGGTCTTAAAATGATTGAAACTTCCGGAGAATCTGAACAATTAGCTAAAGAGTCAACCAGTGACGATGAAGTTTACGTTGTTCCTGCTTTTACAGGTCTTGGAGCCCCTTATTGGGATTCAAATGCCAGAGGTTCTGTCTTTGGTTTAACACGTGGAACAAGTAAAGAAGACTTTGTGAAGGCAACGCTACAATCAATTGCATATCAAGTCCGTGATGTTATTGATACTATGCAGATTGACTCAGGAATTGACATTCAACAACTTAGAGTTGATGGTGGAGCTGCCATGAATAACTTATTGATGCAATTTCAGGCTGATATTTTGGGAATTGAAATAGCGCGTGCACAAAATTTAGAAACAACAGCTTTAGGTGCAGCCTTTTTAGCAGGGTTATCAGTTGGTTATTGGAAAGATATGGATCAATTAAAAGAGTTAAATGCTACTGGTCAATTATTCCAACCTACCATGAATGAAGCGCGTAAAGAAAAACTTTACAAAGGTTGGAAAAAAGCAGTTAAAGCAACACAAGTCTTTGCTGAAATTGACCAAGAAGACTAG